One stretch of Thermococcus sp. M36 DNA includes these proteins:
- a CDS encoding lipoate protein ligase C-terminal domain-containing protein yields the protein MKHRVGEHKARKGLIRIEFDEENGIAEHVKITGDFFMHPEEAVHELEQKLEGHKLDELEGLMEEFFAMRMDIEMPYVNVEDFKIALKNALKE from the coding sequence ATGAAGCACCGCGTCGGTGAGCACAAGGCCAGGAAGGGCCTGATAAGAATAGAGTTCGACGAGGAGAACGGAATAGCCGAGCACGTTAAGATTACAGGGGACTTCTTCATGCACCCGGAGGAGGCGGTCCATGAACTGGAGCAGAAGCTGGAAGGCCACAAGCTCGATGAGCTGGAGGGGCTCATGGAAGAGTTTTTTGCTATGAGGATGGACATAGAGATGCCCTACGTTAACGTTGAGGACTTCAAGATAGCCCTCAAGAACGCGCTGAAGGAGTGA
- a CDS encoding stage II sporulation protein M produces the protein MEFPQVPKRTFGLLLLVFLAFSLVGYAVGAASPNTALEAVEKLIGQIGPISDSSFENFVKIFANNSMVALFMFLSGLFFGLGPWFIMAFNGLMVGLVVLAVHRMGGMPIAQIVLGLVPHGVVEIPAIAMAGVAGIVWYRELVKGEGEPAERFKRGVIKGLKLFLLSVALLFVAALIEAYITPKVAGL, from the coding sequence ATGGAGTTTCCCCAAGTTCCAAAGAGGACGTTTGGACTGCTCCTTCTGGTCTTCCTGGCCTTCTCCCTCGTGGGCTACGCAGTCGGAGCCGCCAGCCCTAACACAGCCCTTGAAGCCGTTGAAAAGCTGATAGGGCAGATCGGCCCAATATCCGATTCCAGCTTTGAGAACTTCGTCAAGATATTCGCCAACAACTCGATGGTGGCGCTCTTCATGTTTCTGTCAGGCCTGTTCTTCGGCCTCGGGCCGTGGTTCATAATGGCTTTCAACGGGCTGATGGTCGGTTTAGTTGTCCTGGCAGTCCACAGAATGGGTGGCATGCCGATAGCTCAGATAGTCCTCGGGCTCGTGCCACACGGGGTGGTCGAGATACCCGCGATAGCGATGGCCGGCGTTGCAGGAATAGTGTGGTACAGGGAGCTGGTAAAGGGGGAGGGAGAACCCGCGGAGAGGTTCAAGAGGGGAGTGATAAAAGGGCTGAAGCTTTTCCTGCTCTCAGTTGCGCTCCTCTTCGTCGCTGCCTTGATTGAGGCTTACATAACCCCTAAGGTTGCCGGCCTCTGA
- a CDS encoding DUF354 domain-containing protein, whose product MKVWVDITNAPHVHFFKGVIRELEKAGHEVLITTRDFDGLTGILDMYGFDYYVVGRHGGATLEGKLIAGTERMYRLSKLIVEEKPDLALYKHSAEAPRVAFGLQIPSIGFVDNETAVAQNKLILPYTRLLLFPKAIDAYDFLKCGADPNGMRPVNGFSELAHLYGFKPDRGVLKELGLRRNEYIVMRTEPVKANYFNGPEKSVLEDVIPLLPDIPIVLFPRTPEQRERFERFDNVIMPERPVDSLSLLYYARLMIGAGGTMNREAIALGTPTISTYPGRLLAVTRWLVEKGVKFHSTDPVKVAAMAERMIEMNGSYRAYIRSVVSGFENPMDIILKEIETYEELGKFTTMRVGEPSEAGNLRGYVSLNQGSDEEERN is encoded by the coding sequence ATGAAGGTATGGGTAGATATCACGAATGCACCTCACGTTCACTTCTTCAAGGGTGTGATCAGGGAGCTGGAGAAAGCAGGCCATGAGGTTTTAATCACGACGAGAGATTTTGACGGCCTTACCGGGATCCTCGACATGTACGGCTTTGACTACTACGTCGTTGGCCGGCACGGGGGGGCGACCCTTGAGGGCAAGCTTATCGCCGGGACGGAAAGGATGTACCGGCTGAGCAAGCTCATAGTTGAAGAGAAACCTGATCTGGCCCTCTACAAGCACTCAGCCGAGGCCCCGCGCGTTGCCTTTGGCCTCCAGATACCCTCAATTGGTTTTGTGGACAACGAAACCGCCGTTGCCCAGAACAAACTCATACTCCCATACACGAGGCTCCTCCTCTTCCCCAAGGCCATCGACGCCTACGACTTTCTCAAGTGCGGTGCAGACCCCAACGGTATGAGGCCGGTCAACGGCTTCTCCGAGCTCGCGCACCTCTACGGGTTTAAGCCAGACCGGGGCGTTCTGAAGGAACTCGGCCTCAGGCGGAATGAGTACATCGTCATGCGCACCGAGCCGGTTAAGGCCAACTACTTCAACGGGCCGGAGAAGAGCGTTCTTGAGGACGTCATCCCTCTCCTCCCGGATATTCCCATTGTCCTCTTCCCGCGCACCCCCGAGCAGAGGGAGCGCTTCGAGCGCTTCGACAACGTGATAATGCCCGAGAGGCCCGTTGACAGCCTCAGCCTCCTCTACTACGCCAGGCTCATGATAGGTGCCGGTGGGACCATGAACAGGGAAGCCATAGCCCTAGGCACACCCACGATCTCTACCTATCCGGGCAGACTCCTTGCGGTAACGCGGTGGCTCGTCGAGAAGGGCGTCAAGTTCCACTCCACCGACCCCGTTAAGGTTGCCGCTATGGCCGAGCGCATGATAGAGATGAACGGCAGCTACAGGGCCTACATCCGCAGTGTTGTGAGCGGCTTTGAGAACCCCATGGACATCATCCTCAAGGAGATAGAAACATACGAGGAGCTCGGAAAGTTTACGACAATGAGGGTGGGGGAGCCCTCAGAGGCCGGCAACCTTAGGGGTTATGTAAGCCTCAATCAAGGCAGCGACGAAGAGGAGCGCAACTGA
- a CDS encoding UDP-N-acetyl-D-mannosamine dehydrogenase, translated as MEDRIEKRTAEIAVIGLGYIGLPTAIMFANAGFKVIGYEIRKEVVEKINSGEAHIVEPEINELLQRAVGNGRLRATSNPKEIRDKDVYIICVQTPLKEDTTPNLEYLENAVRTVAGVMKKGSLVIIESTVPPLTTVKMAKLIEEITGFKPGEDFYMVHAPERVMPGRIFKELVYNSRIFGGITPESAELAEKLYRSFVKGQTFKTSSTVSEVVKLMENTFRDVNIALANEFAYLAHQYGIDVFEAIELANTHPRVRIHLPGIGVGGHCLPKDPHLLVWPARDDFGLIRLAREINDGMPLLAKDLLFEALRIANMPPQEAIVAVLGLAYKGDSDDTRNSPALAFIEEIKDDVAEVRTYDPFVGGTHGSLEDALEGADAVVIATDHTEFRSLDWKELGRLMRTRILVDGRHIVEKPPKGFIFKGIGRGEY; from the coding sequence ATGGAGGACAGGATAGAAAAGAGAACCGCAGAGATAGCAGTCATAGGGCTCGGGTACATAGGGCTCCCGACGGCTATAATGTTCGCCAACGCTGGGTTCAAGGTTATCGGATACGAAATAAGGAAGGAGGTAGTGGAGAAGATAAACTCTGGAGAGGCCCACATAGTCGAACCGGAAATCAACGAACTTCTCCAGAGGGCGGTTGGGAACGGAAGGCTGAGGGCCACGTCAAACCCCAAGGAGATAAGGGACAAGGACGTCTACATAATCTGCGTCCAGACACCCCTAAAGGAAGACACAACCCCCAACCTCGAATACCTTGAGAATGCAGTCAGAACCGTCGCCGGGGTAATGAAGAAGGGCTCCTTAGTAATAATCGAAAGCACGGTTCCACCCCTCACCACGGTTAAAATGGCGAAGCTCATCGAGGAGATTACCGGTTTCAAACCCGGCGAGGACTTTTACATGGTTCACGCGCCGGAGAGGGTGATGCCGGGGAGGATTTTCAAGGAGCTGGTCTACAACTCACGCATATTTGGCGGGATAACCCCGGAAAGTGCGGAACTGGCTGAAAAGCTCTACCGCTCCTTCGTGAAGGGGCAGACGTTCAAAACAAGCTCAACCGTCAGCGAGGTCGTCAAGCTCATGGAGAACACCTTCAGGGATGTCAACATAGCCTTGGCCAACGAGTTCGCCTACCTCGCCCACCAGTACGGCATAGACGTCTTCGAGGCGATAGAGCTTGCCAATACTCACCCGCGCGTCCGTATACACCTACCCGGCATAGGGGTCGGCGGCCACTGCCTGCCGAAAGACCCCCACCTCCTCGTCTGGCCTGCGAGGGACGACTTCGGCCTGATAAGGCTCGCGAGGGAGATAAACGACGGTATGCCCCTCCTGGCAAAGGATCTGCTCTTCGAGGCGCTGAGGATCGCCAACATGCCTCCCCAAGAGGCGATCGTGGCGGTTCTGGGGCTGGCGTACAAGGGCGACAGCGACGACACTAGGAACTCTCCGGCGCTGGCTTTCATAGAGGAAATTAAGGACGACGTTGCAGAGGTCAGAACCTACGACCCCTTTGTTGGGGGGACCCACGGGAGCCTTGAGGATGCCCTGGAGGGAGCGGATGCGGTCGTTATAGCGACCGACCATACGGAGTTCAGATCGCTGGACTGGAAGGAGCTTGGAAGGCTGATGCGCACTAGGATCCTCGTGGATGGGAGGCACATCGTTGAAAAGCCCCCCAAGGGCTTCATATTCAAGGGCATCGGGAGGGGGGAGTATTGA
- the wecB gene encoding non-hydrolyzing UDP-N-acetylglucosamine 2-epimerase: protein MKPAFVFGTRPEIIKLAPVIRAFIERGVEPLLIHTGQHYDYEMSAVFLEELELPPIDYHLEVGSGTQAEQTGLAMIKIERVLMKEKPDVTLVQGDTNTVLAGALASVKLKIPVAHVEAGLRSLDRTMPEEINRILADHASEVLFAPTEDARKNLEREGITENVYVTGNTVVDAVLQNAEVAEKKSDVLERFGLKPKEYILITAHRAENTDSRENLKRLVEILEGLPIEAIYPMHPRTRNRLKEFDLWDRISSIENLTITKPLGYLDFLRLEKNARLIMTDSGGIQEEAIILNVPCLTLRYNTERPETVEAGGNILVGLEKERVLRYLNKLLEDEEFYLKMANAPNPFGDGKAGERIVEILLGLHEKGELKVRSSRFI from the coding sequence TTGAAGCCGGCGTTCGTCTTCGGGACCAGGCCTGAGATAATCAAGCTCGCACCGGTGATAAGGGCCTTCATTGAGAGGGGCGTGGAGCCGCTTTTAATCCATACCGGTCAGCACTACGACTACGAGATGAGCGCGGTCTTCCTGGAAGAGCTTGAGCTCCCGCCCATAGACTACCACCTTGAAGTCGGCTCGGGGACGCAGGCGGAGCAGACGGGCCTGGCGATGATAAAGATCGAGAGGGTTCTGATGAAGGAAAAGCCGGACGTAACGCTTGTGCAAGGCGATACAAACACTGTCCTTGCAGGGGCGCTCGCGAGCGTCAAGCTGAAGATACCGGTCGCCCACGTCGAGGCCGGGCTGAGGAGCCTCGACAGGACGATGCCCGAGGAGATAAACAGGATTCTGGCGGATCATGCGAGCGAAGTCCTCTTTGCGCCGACGGAGGATGCGAGAAAAAACCTCGAGCGCGAGGGGATAACCGAGAACGTCTACGTCACTGGCAATACAGTCGTTGATGCAGTTTTGCAGAATGCCGAGGTTGCCGAAAAGAAGAGCGACGTCCTTGAGAGGTTCGGCCTCAAACCGAAGGAATACATCCTCATAACCGCCCATAGGGCGGAGAACACCGACAGCAGAGAGAACCTCAAAAGGCTGGTTGAAATCCTTGAAGGCCTTCCGATAGAGGCGATATACCCAATGCACCCACGGACGCGGAACAGGCTTAAGGAATTCGACCTCTGGGACAGGATAAGCTCGATCGAGAACCTGACCATCACCAAACCCCTCGGCTACCTAGACTTCCTCAGGCTTGAGAAGAACGCCAGGCTGATAATGACGGACTCCGGGGGGATACAGGAGGAAGCTATAATCCTCAACGTACCGTGCCTAACGCTGCGTTACAACACCGAGAGGCCGGAGACGGTCGAGGCAGGCGGCAACATCCTGGTGGGGCTGGAAAAGGAGCGTGTCCTTCGCTACCTGAACAAACTGCTTGAGGATGAGGAGTTCTACCTGAAGATGGCAAACGCACCTAACCCGTTCGGCGACGGAAAGGCTGGGGAGAGGATAGTAGAAATACTGTTAGGGCTCCATGAAAAGGGAGAGCTGAAGGTCAGGAGCTCAAGGTTCATCTGA
- a CDS encoding radical SAM protein: MIEVRLPHVAFQEIGDVIRLIWRETLYADFRKDDLIRVIKKKYRVETNIAVKNGTLVIDTDYPDMEKYIAIYIQNNLGALLKNRYTGRKVLYIHEGMDVPLLGYNAFGLIDRGTNLIQVRGVSGCNLSCVFCSVDEGPYSRTRKLDYVVDIDYLMKWFNDVARIKGRGLEAHLDGQGEPLIYPFRVELVQALREHPNVSVISMQSNGTLLNDKLIEELAEAGLDRVNLSLHSLDPDKARMLMGRKDYDLEHVLDMAEALVNAGIDVLIAPVIIFGINDDEAEAFIEFARKIGAGRRWPALGFQNYIPYKFGRNPTIAKLVPFKEFYAWLRKLEEKTGMKPLVLKPKHFGMEKQEFIPLAFRPGEIVRAEIVLPGRIQGEMLAKARNRLIEVINTDAEVGDRVKVKIVRTRHGIYIGTEV, from the coding sequence ATGATCGAGGTTCGTCTTCCCCACGTCGCCTTTCAGGAGATCGGGGACGTCATCAGGCTCATCTGGCGCGAGACACTCTACGCAGACTTCAGAAAAGACGACCTTATAAGGGTAATTAAAAAGAAGTACCGTGTTGAGACGAATATTGCCGTCAAAAATGGCACCCTTGTAATTGATACGGACTATCCTGACATGGAGAAATACATAGCCATCTATATCCAGAACAACCTTGGTGCCCTTCTCAAAAACCGCTACACCGGCAGGAAGGTTCTCTATATCCACGAGGGTATGGATGTTCCCCTCCTTGGATACAACGCCTTTGGTTTAATTGACCGGGGGACAAACCTCATCCAGGTGAGGGGCGTAAGCGGCTGCAACCTGAGTTGCGTCTTCTGCTCCGTCGATGAGGGGCCCTACTCAAGGACAAGGAAGCTCGACTACGTTGTTGACATCGACTACCTGATGAAGTGGTTCAATGATGTCGCGCGCATAAAGGGGAGGGGTTTGGAGGCCCACCTCGACGGCCAGGGAGAACCGCTGATCTATCCCTTCCGCGTCGAACTGGTGCAGGCCCTCCGCGAGCACCCGAACGTCTCTGTAATCTCCATGCAGAGCAACGGCACGCTACTGAACGACAAACTCATCGAAGAACTAGCTGAGGCTGGCTTGGATAGGGTGAACCTATCGCTCCATTCCCTCGACCCGGACAAGGCGAGGATGCTCATGGGCAGGAAGGACTACGACCTGGAGCACGTCCTCGATATGGCGGAGGCACTGGTAAACGCTGGAATCGACGTGCTCATCGCTCCGGTCATAATATTTGGGATAAACGACGACGAGGCCGAAGCTTTTATCGAGTTCGCCCGAAAAATCGGGGCAGGGAGGCGCTGGCCGGCCCTGGGCTTCCAGAACTATATACCCTACAAGTTCGGGAGGAACCCCACCATCGCCAAGCTCGTCCCGTTCAAGGAGTTCTACGCCTGGCTCAGAAAACTTGAGGAGAAGACTGGGATGAAGCCCCTCGTCCTGAAGCCGAAGCACTTCGGAATGGAAAAACAGGAGTTCATCCCCCTAGCGTTTCGTCCTGGAGAAATTGTCAGGGCGGAAATTGTTCTCCCCGGCAGGATTCAGGGAGAGATGTTGGCTAAGGCAAGGAACAGGCTCATAGAGGTCATAAACACCGATGCGGAAGTCGGCGACAGGGTGAAGGTTAAGATTGTCCGGACGAGGCACGGGATTTACATCGGGACTGAGGTTTGA
- a CDS encoding regulator — MWGKIEHYFDEYPVRKQIAKTLLKYGLRVSDDMKIKAGDIEVPYTKIAKALDVDRRVVKETVGMILKIPELKEVYTNLEPTVHMKYVGRHVGYGVIEIEPEPRAIGILAKIAQKIAERDINIVQVVAEDPELYPEATLTIITEKPIPGDLINELSKLEGVKRISIY; from the coding sequence ATGTGGGGGAAGATAGAGCATTATTTTGATGAATATCCTGTCAGGAAGCAGATAGCCAAGACTCTCCTCAAGTACGGTCTGAGGGTCTCGGACGACATGAAGATCAAGGCCGGCGACATTGAAGTCCCATACACTAAGATCGCCAAGGCTCTCGATGTCGACAGGAGGGTCGTCAAAGAAACCGTAGGGATGATACTCAAAATACCCGAGCTCAAAGAAGTGTACACCAACCTCGAGCCGACGGTTCACATGAAGTACGTAGGCAGACACGTCGGCTATGGGGTCATAGAGATAGAGCCTGAGCCGAGGGCGATAGGGATACTCGCCAAAATTGCCCAGAAGATCGCGGAGAGGGACATCAACATCGTTCAGGTTGTTGCGGAAGACCCGGAGCTATACCCCGAGGCTACCCTCACGATAATCACCGAGAAGCCGATTCCGGGCGACCTCATCAACGAGCTCTCAAAGCTTGAGGGAGTCAAGAGGATCTCGATTTATTGA